One genomic window of Anaplasma centrale str. Israel includes the following:
- a CDS encoding porin, with protein MTRVSFSTALASLLVLCEAGDAFAVSRGQKLHSNGNVASAERQNKYNTADQYASTVPSIDIGGSLITHGWVSLQSGYYRTQGIQRGDSPSEYSRKYGFASDGMLNITAEGRNDVWGVSYGGSLELDVPYVQKSEYVSFKQVGSRGAHVFVNTQFGDLRAGYQEGVDSLMKVDAFSIGAGDNGNVWMRYVNLRGIHDPLENSDADAVDLPNELRKRYLENTFYLSTGLYSQSILEGSNRFSKGVSSASNRGLPVNLVNALPFRFSYLSPSFGGLRLGVSYSPFGYDEDKVISAHVPRKLAVKTQTPVSGLLGLGLGFLRGTLENAVVEEQNARTRHVLPLYERVINVAMTYSAQFKGVDFKVSAISEYAKSKKGLLNEHVSFAKLDDVKNIAFGGMFGYKNLKLAASYGYLGPIDRVNNMYAWNGEKFVLDSRDRVLIKTGGTYFWTLGGGYEYNGAYVSAIYRGSNYSGNKLNEIALGAEYNVSTSASRVDFSFFANYHYFNARSSVVLDSEKTNGVNNGRVMLAGMKVKF; from the coding sequence ATGACGAGAGTTTCTTTTTCCACTGCTCTTGCGTCTCTTTTGGTGTTATGCGAGGCGGGCGATGCATTTGCCGTATCTCGTGGCCAAAAGTTACACAGTAATGGAAACGTCGCCTCTGCTGAGCGACAAAACAAATACAATACAGCTGACCAATATGCCAGTACCGTGCCCTCTATAGATATAGGTGGAAGCCTAATTACTCACGGGTGGGTATCACTTCAAAGTGGCTACTACCGCACTCAGGGCATACAACGAGGTGACTCTCCTTCTGAATATTCAAGGAAGTACGGGTTTGCCTCAGATGGGATGTTGAACATCACTGCTGAAGGACGCAACGATGTATGGGGTGTTTCCTATGGGGGAAGCTTAGAGCTCGATGTGCCATATGTTCAGAAGAGCGAGTACGTTTCTTTTAAGCAAGTTGGTAGCAGGGGTGCGCACGTATTCGTCAACACACAGTTTGGTGACTTGAGGGCCGGGTACCAAGAGGGCGTTGATTCCCTGATGAAAGTCGACGCTTTTAGTATAGGGGCAGGGGATAACGGCAATGTTTGGATGCGATATGTAAATCTGCGGGGTATTCATGACCCCTTGGAAAACTCTGATGCCGATGCAGTAGATCTTCCAAACGAGCTGAGGAAGCGGTATCTGGAGAATACATTTTACCTGTCTACTGGACTGTACAGCCAGAGCATACTGGAGGGCAGTAACAGATTCTCCAAAGGGGTTTCTAGCGCCTCCAATCGCGGTTTGCCAGTTAACCTAGTTAATGCATTGCCTTTCAGATTTTCATACCTCTCCCCAAGTTTTGGTGGGTTGAGACTGGGTGTCAGCTACTCACCGTTCGGGTACGATGAGGATAAGGTGATCAGTGCACACGTACCACGTAAGCTTGCTGTGAAAACACAGACTCCCGTGAGCGGGCTTCTTGGGCTTGGCCTGGGCTTTTTACGGGGAACTCTTGAGAATGCGGTGGTTGAGGAACAAAACGCCAGAACTCGCCACGTATTGCCTTTGTACGAGCGCGTGATTAATGTCGCTATGACTTACTCAGCGCAATTCAAGGGGGTGGACTTTAAGGTGTCAGCAATCAGCGAGTATGCGAAAAGCAAAAAAGGGCTGTTGAACGAGCACGTTTCCTTTGCAAAATTGGATGATGTGAAAAACATAGCCTTTGGTGGGATGTTTGGTTACAAAAATCTGAAATTGGCGGCCTCTTACGGTTATCTCGGTCCGATAGATAGAGTGAACAACATGTACGCCTGGAACGGGGAAAAGTTTGTGCTCGATAGCCGCGACAGAGTGCTTATCAAGACAGGAGGAACCTACTTTTGGACGCTGGGAGGTGGATATGAATATAACGGGGCGTACGTCTCAGCAATCTATAGGGGTAGCAATTATAGCGGCAATAAGCTAAACGAAATTGCGCTGGGAGCGGAATATAATGTTTCCACAAGCGCCTCTAGGGTTGACTTTTCATTCTTTGCGAACTACCACTACTTTAACGCACGGTCTTCTGTGGTGTTAGACAGCGAGAAAACTAATGGCGTAAATAATGGGCGAGTGATGCTCGCTGGGATGAAGGTCAAATTTTAG